DNA from Danaus plexippus chromosome 6, MEX_DaPlex, whole genome shotgun sequence:
AACAAAACGGGTAGTTAAAGGTCTCTATgtcaaattattcataaacatgTTTTACAAACACTATTCtggttataacaatattagttCTGTCGCAATGAAGACGTGTTATATATCAGCGTGGCtcttagttttaatttcatgtcAGAGTgcgaaatcttttaaaatagacGACAATGAGGAAGTTGGAGGTGTGCAAACATTTCTGTATTTTGCTTACGGCAGCAACCTTCTAACAAAAAGGATACACATAAAAAATCCATCTGCTAAATTCTTCTCAATTGCCAAGCTACcggtatgtataatatattatattctaggCCTGTTTTCAATCGACTATAATGTCTTTTGTAtactttaagttttaaaaatatgtccctAAATCACGTCTCAAGTGTATCGCTACAAGTGTCTGTACGctgtattgtattaaattttttagtagcaataaattttcaaattacttattttagaatttcagGTTGGATTTTGAAAATATCCATAACAACTATTGGAATGGGGCCGTGGCCACGATCGTTCAGGATCCCGACAGCGTCGTATGGGGAGCTCTGTGGACCCTCGAAACGAAAGATATTCCTCACTTAGACgagtaacatattttacaattttggtTATAAAGCAAACTAGTCAAATTTAGTTGCAAGATGAAGGTTAACCAAGGTCAGAACCGTCAAGGCCTCGGCAAAcagtcaaacaaaaaaaaaaatattttaataataattccgtCCATCTCAAAGCttataaaaacctttaataattttaaattgtgtattaattataattgagtCTAGATTTCACTTTTTTGATAGTGAAAATAACAGTTGAAAGCATTGAAATCTGTAATATAAgagaaaataatgataatgtttACGGCGACCAAATAGtatgtaagaaatatattatataaaaagttataagaacatttatttcttaaaggCAAGAAGGAGTAAATGTTGGTCTGTATCGAGTAAGAAACGTCTCAGTTCACACTCCCGATGGAAACACCCTGACGGCACGAACCTATCAGATAACTGTGGATCCTCAAAAAGTACCAATTAAAGACATGCCTCCAGAACGACAACCCTCAAACACATACATGGAGGTATTACcaattaatatctatttataataagaatttaatcaGGAGATAACTTGTGGACTAACTTGATGGtagtaagaataatatttttaaatatataccgagcgcaaaagcaataaataaggatttactttaatgatttatatgtGCGTCGTATGAAATGATAGTTCTAAGTTACATAAATCtaacttttacttttataaaattactaaacgAACAATACATAGAATAAATAAGGAATCTATAATACGGTCTGGAAAATCCCACTGTCTTTATAAGCAAACGTTTACTGACctgtaatataagttttacaatttaataaacgttccgatatcataaaaaaaaatatgtatatccaaagttcttagttataaatccaatatattgatttattaaataagtttttaagtgACAAAAAATTGTTACGCCATCTGCgtattttcatgttttaaataattgaagagTCGTAAGAATTAACTCGAGGAAAGGTTGAAAATTTTGTACTAAATGTAAGAAAGAAATGATTATCTTTTCACAGGTTATAATACGTGGGGCTTTTGAATGTTCGTTGCCAATGAATTACATTCGATATCTTGTTACATTCCCTACTAATGGGAAACTCGCACGGTCGGACGTATTGCAACTGCTTGGAAGTCCCTTTACTGAAGCTGAAGaaacataaagatatttaaaagaacattTGTTTATGTAAAGGTATCTGTGagaagaattattattaaaaatatacttttaaaaattgacgctgttttctattatatacaagttaaacaaataaatcagttcaaaataaattaatgatttattttaccaCAAGAGATTTAACAGTTAAAGACTCCATACGGCATAACTTAATGGTTATATGAAAacacacacaaaaataaaatccaacaTATGTATTGGCCCTtccaaatttaattactactattaattttaactaaagcgttttttatttacaaccgCTAAGTAAATGTCATGTATGGAGTTTTAATCTGTTGACTGTttccaaaataaatagattgtaaAGATGATTTTGATAATAACTATCTAACATTAAGTAACTTAGTAACTATAgacatcattcaaattacCACTAcaactgttttataataatttaaataaaacttgcgTATATAGGATAGGAGGTCCGGGTATCATCCTGTGATCACTGTTACCATAAACTTGTTAAACAactttttttccaaaaaatttcgttaaaatttttactcttTAGAAATCGCAgggtttattaataattgattaatgtCTAAACCATTTCTTTCTTCAAAACTATGATCACTTTACCACGTTGAGTTACACGAAGCCAGAACGCTTAAACCCAGAAATGTCATCAGTCAAAATTTTGACAATCCCTTGCCTGTATTGAATTAAGAGTTTAAAGTAcctaaaaaaactatttttcctAAGTAGTCAAAAggcaaatgtatttttaatcgttaagcatatattatattaggtaCATGTGACGAATACAGTGAGCATTGTTGTAATATTGTCCAAATTGataagtgaaataattttcaaatcgtTAGTGTAAAATGCTCAACTTGAAAGCTTACTCATTGAtctatttacataatacaaacatgccacaaaaggttttttttcaaagtgAATAATTTGAAGAGACTTTTATTTACCAGAATGTGACCAACAGACCAATTCTATTACATAATGTCTTTAAACTACGCTTTCGGATTTTCTCTTTTCCTGCTTGTCCTTGTTggacttaatatatattttttctacactCTGAACACCGCTGGGAAACAGTCTCCAAATTTTATGATACCtagtttaaaattagatttaacctctaatgtttttaaagatatttacaattatctaaATTATCTTCCGAGTCAGTACAAAGTCAAAAATAGCAAGTTTTTACCTGTACAAAAAATACTCTTaggttcatttaatttaagcgAACATGTTAATACTGCTTCTACATCAGTTTGGAGTGAAACTGAaaaggtaaaaattaaatatatatatatggttgtGGTTATTTCaaatcactttaaatatttgataattacaGTGGTCTAGTCAAGAATCCTTATTTCCATATAAGAATGGAACTGCAGGAAGAATACTGCATGCAATACAAACGTCACAGATAGCATTGGTTGATAACGCACCAAAAGGAACACAGTTGAAATTATTACTCCTGCTTGAGGTAATActacacattaaaaaaaaatataaaaaaatgctattcattatactaattaatatgaatt
Protein-coding regions in this window:
- the LOC116778767 gene encoding gamma-glutamylcyclotransferase-like, which codes for MFYKHYSGYNNISSVAMKTCYISAWLLVLISCQSAKSFKIDDNEEVGGVQTFLYFAYGSNLLTKRIHIKNPSAKFFSIAKLPNFRLDFENIHNNYWNGAVATIVQDPDSVVWGALWTLETKDIPHLDEQEGVNVGLYRVRNVSVHTPDGNTLTARTYQITVDPQKVPIKDMPPERQPSNTYMEVIIRGAFECSLPMNYIRYLVTFPTNGKLARSDVLQLLGSPFTEAEET